One region of Longimicrobium sp. genomic DNA includes:
- a CDS encoding sensor histidine kinase, whose protein sequence is MTDPSPIRDASTEEPGLVRLLQVVAVAANESTSVEGALQTCLDAVCRHTGWPAGHAYLVEAEGELAPTGIWHLAAPSRFPRLREVTRQTRFAAGQGLAGRVLSTGEPGWIEDVRRDPEFVRTVAADEGIHSAVAFPVLVGREVAGVLEFFADCPLAPDPALMGVMANVGTQVGRVIERARAEEALRLSEAKFAGIISISSDAIVSIDEDQRIVFYNQGAEQTFGYAAEQVMGERVEMLIPEQHRADHEARVREFGDSPIVARRMGERGQISGCRWSGEVFPADASISKLEVGGKRLYTAVLRDVTERVRAEDALARQAQELARSNADLEQFAYVASHDLQEPLRMVASYTQLLARRYRDKLDDDAHEFIGYAVDGVTRMQALIGDLLAYSRVGKGGGAVERADLEAVFRRTLDVLRTAIEESGATVTAGPLPTVAADPVQMGQVLQNLVGNGLKFHGAEPPRVHVSAERRDGEWVISVRDNGIGIAPEYAQRIFVIFQRLHTRAEYAGTGIGLAICKKIVERHGGRIWVESAEGQGSTFFFTLPAGDEAE, encoded by the coding sequence ATGACCGATCCGTCCCCCATCCGCGACGCGTCCACCGAAGAGCCCGGCCTCGTCCGGCTGCTGCAGGTGGTGGCCGTCGCGGCGAACGAGTCCACGAGCGTCGAAGGCGCCCTGCAGACGTGCCTGGACGCCGTCTGCCGGCACACCGGCTGGCCCGCGGGACATGCGTACCTGGTGGAGGCCGAGGGCGAATTGGCGCCCACCGGCATCTGGCACCTGGCCGCGCCGTCGCGCTTCCCTCGGCTCCGCGAGGTGACGCGGCAGACGCGTTTCGCCGCTGGCCAGGGGCTGGCGGGCCGCGTCCTGAGCACCGGCGAGCCGGGATGGATCGAGGACGTGCGGCGCGACCCGGAGTTCGTCCGCACGGTGGCGGCTGACGAGGGAATCCACTCCGCGGTGGCCTTTCCCGTGCTGGTGGGGCGCGAGGTGGCGGGCGTGCTGGAGTTCTTCGCCGACTGTCCCCTGGCGCCGGACCCGGCGCTGATGGGCGTGATGGCCAACGTGGGCACGCAGGTGGGCCGGGTGATCGAGCGCGCCCGGGCAGAGGAGGCGCTGCGGCTCTCCGAGGCCAAGTTCGCGGGGATCATCTCCATCTCGTCCGACGCGATCGTCTCCATCGACGAGGACCAGCGCATCGTCTTCTACAACCAGGGCGCCGAGCAGACCTTCGGCTACGCGGCCGAGCAGGTGATGGGCGAACGCGTGGAGATGCTGATCCCGGAACAGCACCGCGCCGACCACGAGGCCCGCGTGCGCGAGTTCGGCGACTCGCCCATCGTTGCGCGGCGGATGGGCGAGCGCGGGCAGATTTCCGGCTGCCGGTGGAGCGGCGAGGTGTTTCCTGCGGACGCCTCGATATCCAAGCTGGAGGTGGGCGGCAAGCGCCTGTACACGGCCGTGCTGCGCGACGTGACGGAACGCGTGAGGGCCGAGGATGCGCTGGCGCGGCAGGCGCAGGAGCTGGCCCGCTCCAACGCCGACCTGGAGCAGTTCGCCTACGTGGCCTCGCACGACCTCCAGGAGCCCCTGCGGATGGTGGCCAGCTACACGCAGCTGCTGGCGCGCCGCTACCGCGACAAGCTGGACGACGACGCCCACGAGTTCATCGGCTACGCGGTGGACGGCGTGACGCGGATGCAGGCGCTGATCGGCGACCTGCTGGCGTACTCGCGCGTGGGCAAGGGCGGCGGGGCGGTGGAGCGGGCAGACCTGGAGGCGGTGTTCCGGCGCACGCTGGATGTGCTGCGGACGGCCATCGAGGAAAGCGGGGCCACAGTGACCGCCGGCCCGCTCCCCACCGTGGCGGCGGACCCCGTGCAGATGGGCCAGGTGCTGCAGAACCTGGTGGGCAACGGGCTGAAGTTCCACGGCGCCGAGCCTCCGCGCGTGCACGTTTCGGCGGAGCGCAGGGACGGCGAGTGGGTGATCTCGGTGCGCGACAACGGCATCGGCATCGCGCCGGAGTATGCGCAGCGCATCTTCGTGATCTTCCAACGCCTCCATACCCGCGCCGAGTACGCCGGAACGGGAATCGGTCTGGCCATCTGCAAGAAGATCGTGGAGCGGCACGGCGGGCGGATCTGGGTGGAATCCGCCGAGGGGCAGGGCTCCACCTTCTTCTTCACCCTTCCCGCGGGAGACGAGGCGGAATGA